In the Sphingobium sp. Z007 genome, TGGACTCCACTGATCGTCCTGGCGCTGTCGAGTCAGCTGATCGGCCAGGGGCTGCTGACCTATGCGATCGGCTGGTTCTCGCCGCTGGTGCTGGGGGTCAGCCTGCTGCTGCAACCGGCGGTGGCGGCGCTGCTTGGCTGGCTGCTGTTTGGCGAATGGCTCAGTCCGGTCGACATGGTCGGCACCGCGGCGGTTGCGGCGGCGCTGGTCCTTGTGCGCCTGCCCTCGCGCGCCTAAATACGATTTATGAGCGAAACATCGGACCGCACCCTCGACGAAATCCGCGCGCTGCTGGCCCCTGCGCTGGCGCGCCATGCCGCCTTTGACGGGTGGCGCCCACAGGCCGTGGCGATGGCTGCGGCGGAAGAGGGCGTGGATGCGGACATCGCCGCTCTGGCTTTTGCCGATGGCGCGATCGACATGATCGACGCCTGGTTCGCCAGCATCGACGCCCGCATGATCGAAGCGCTGCCGGCGGACGAACTGGCGGCGCTGTCGATCCGCAAGAAAATCACCGTCCTGATCGAGGCGCGGCTGGCGCTGCTGGCGCCCGATCGCGAAGCGCTGCGCCGCGCGATCGCCATCCTCGCGCTGCCGACCAACGCCCTGCGCGCCGCCCGGCTGGGCTGGCGCGCGGCGGACGTGATGTGGCGTGCAGCGGGCGACACGACGACGGACCTCGCCCATTACAGCAAGCGCACGACGTTGACCGCGCTCTACACCGCCACGCTGTTGGTGTTCGTGGATGACGACAGCGAGGGCCATGCCGACAGCCGCGCCTTCCTGGCGCGCCGGATCGACAATGTGATGCAATTCGAAAAGCTCAAGGCGAAGGTCAAGGGCGCAGGCAGCGGCGAGCGGCTGAGCCTGTCGCGCTTCATCGGCCGCTTACGCTACCCCGCTATCTGACGGCGTATCGATCCTGGCAGCGCGCGATTCGCGCTGGTCTTTCCCAATCGGTATTGATAGTCACTCGCAGAAATAGCCCGCGAGTATCTTTCCTGTGCGTCTTACCGACCTGCCGTTGCGCCAACCTGCTTATGTCGACCTGATCGATTGGTCTGTCCTGTCGCCGTCGGAAGGCCAGCGGCTGCGCGAATTCGGCCTGTGTGAGGGCGCGAGCGTTGAAGCGCTGCACCATGGCGGGATTTTCGGCAAGGGGCCGATCGCTTGCCGTATTGGCCGCATGACCATCGCGATGCGGCGCAGTCATGCCGCCGCGGTCACGGTGCGCACGGGACCGGAGCAGGACATATGAGCGCGCTGCCGCTGGTCGCGCTGGTCGGCAATCCCAATGCGGGCAAAAGCGCGCTGTTCAATGCGCTGACCGGCGCGCGGCAGAAGCTGGGCAATTATCCGGGCGTCACGGTGGAGCGCAAGGCGGGGCGATTGGCCCTGTCCGACGGCCGCCCGGTGGAGCTTGTCGATCTGCCCGGCACCTACAGCCTGGACCCCGGCAGCCCCGACGAACAGGTGACGCGCGACGTCGTGATGGGCAAGCAGACCGGCGAAAAGCGGCCCGACGCGCTGGTGATCGTCGTCGACGCCGCCAATCTGGACAATCATCTGCGCTTCGCGCTTGAACTTCTCGCACTTGGCCTGCCGACCATCGTCGCGCTCAACATGGTTGATCTGGCAACGCGCGACGGGCTTGAACTGGACGCAGCGGTGCTGGCGCGCGAACTGGGCGTGCCGGTGATATCGACCGTTGCGGTGCGCAAGCGCGGCTTAGATCATCTGCGCGAAGAACTGGAAGGGTTGCTGAACGGCGCGCCGCGCGCCTATCTCGGCGGTTCCGCGCAGGATTTCGATACGGTGCGCAGGGAAGCGGGCCGCATCGCGCGCGCCGCGATCGTGCGCGAGACCCCCTCCCGCCGACTGACCGCCGCGGTTGACCGGGTTGCGCTGCATCCTGTTTTTGGTCTTCTCCTGTTGCTCGCCCTCCTTTTTGTCATGTTCCAGGGGGTCTATACCTGGTCAGAAGCGCCGATGGCGTTGATCGAAGGACTGGCCGAGGCCGCCGCCAATGCGGTGCGCGGCGCCCTGCCCGACGGCATCGTCCGCTCCTTCCTGGTCGATGGCGTCATCAATGGTGTCGGATCGGTGGTCGTGTTCCTGCCGCAGATCCTGATCCTCTTCTTCTTCATCCTGATGCTGGAGGCGACCGGCTACATGGTCCGCGCCGCCTTCCTGATGGACGGGTTGATGGCGAAGGTCGGCCTGTCGGGTCGCGCCTTCATCCCGCTCCTGTCCTCCTTTGCCTGCGCCATTCCCGGCATCATGGCGACGCGGACCATCGCTGATCCCAGGGACCGGCTGACCACCATATTGATTGCGCCGCTGATGACCTGTTCGGCGCGGCTGCCGGTCTATGCCGTCATCATCGGTGCCTTCATTCCCGCGCGCGACGTGTTGCCGGGCGTGGGCCTTCAGGGCCTCGTCCTTTTCTGCCTCTATCTCGCCGGCATCGTCGGCGCGATGCTGGTCGCGATGCTGCTGCGCATGACCGTGACCAAGGGCGCGAGCGGCGGCTTCCTGATGGAAATGCCCAAATATCAGTGGCCCCGCCCGCAGGACATCCTGCTAGGCCTGTGGCAGCGTGCGGTCATCTTCTTGAAGCGCGCCGGCACGATCATCTTCACATCGACCGTGATCCTGTGGCTGCTCTTGAGCTTCCCGCGCGTGCCCGATGGCGATCCCACAAGCCAAGTCGATCATTCGATCGCCGGGCGGATTGCGAGCGGCCTCAACGTCGTGCTGGAACCGATCGGCTTCAACCGCGACATTTCGCTGGCACTGATCCCGGCGATGGCGGCGCGCGAAGTCGCGGTGTCGGCGCTCGCCACCGTCTATTCGATCGACGCGGGCGACGATGAAGCGCTGCTGGAACGGAGCCTGGGCGATCGGCTGAAGGACCAATGGCCGCTGCCCACCGCCCTTGCCTTCCTCGCCTGGTTCGTGTTCGCGCCGCAGTGCATTTCCACTATCGCGGTCACCCGGCGCGAGACGAACGGGTGGAAATGGCCGATGTTCATGGTCGGATACCTGTTTGCACTGGCTTATGTCGCGGCGGGCATCACCTACTGGACCGCGACGGCCTTGGGTTTGGGGTAGCTTCCGCCTAGACGGCGAAAGCGGCAGGACTATAAGGGGCCGCTTTAGAGCTTCGGAGGAATCATGGCAGGGTCTGTCAACAAGGTCATTCTGGTCGGCAATCTGGGCGCCGACCCGGAGGTCAAGAGCTTCCAGAATGGCGGCAAGATTTGCAATCTGCGCATCGCGACGTCCGAAAGCTGGAAGGACCGGATGACCGGCGAGAAAAAAGAGCGCACCGAATGGCATAATGTCGTCATCAATGGCGAAGGCCTGGTCGGCGTGGCTGAACGCTTCCTGCGCAAGGGCAGCAAAATCTATGTCGAGGGCCAGCTGCGCACCCGCAAATGGCAGGACCAGTCAGGCAATGACCGCTACACGACCGAAGTCGCGCTGTCGGGGCCGGGCGCGGTGCTGACCATGCTGGACGGCGCGCCGGGTGGTGGCCAGGGCGGCGGCGGCGGTGGCCGGTCGCAGCAGGGCGTGAGCGACTGGGGCGCATCGTCGGACGGCTATGATGATTTCGGCGGTGGTTCGGGCGGCGGCCAGGGCGGCGGCGGCTTTGGCGGCGGACGCTCGCAGGGCGGCGGCGCGTCTGGCGGCGGCCGGGCGGGCAGCCCCAATTTCGACAATGATCTGGACGATGAAGTGCCGTTCTGAGCGCTTAGGTTCAGGGACATGAAAAAGGCGGCTTCCCATGCGGAGCCGCCTTTTTCATTCGTTCCGTGCTCCCGCGCAGGCGGGAGCACGTCATGCCGCAGTTCAGCGCGCCAGTTCTGCCGTCGCGAAGGCGCGAATATGGTCGCCCAGATCCGCGCGCTCCAGCGCCAGCGCCAGGTTCGCCTCGATATAGCCGGCCTTCGACCCGCAATCGAAACGGCGGCCGTCGAAGGTGACGCCGTGGAAAGGCTGCTTGCCGATCAGCGAGGCCATCGCGTCGGTCAGCTGGATTTCCCCGCCCGCGCCCTTTTCCTGGGTTTCCAGGATCTTCATGACGTCGGGCTGAAGGATATAGCGGCCGGGCAAGATCAAGTTGCTGGGCGCGGTGCCAAGCTTGGGCTTTTCGACCAGCCCCTTCACCTCCGTCAGCACGCCGTCGCGCGCGCCCGGATCAATCACGCCATAGCTGGGCGTCTGGTCCATCGGAATTTCCAGCGCGCAGACCAGATTGCCGCCGACCTTCTCATAGGCGTCGACCATCTGCTTCATGCAGCCATTGCCCTTTTCGCCCTTCATGAACTCGTCAGGCAGCAGGATGGCGAAGGGTTCGTCGCCGATGATGTCGCGCGCGACCCAGATGGCGTGGCCCAGGCCCAGCGATTCCTGCTGGCGCAGGAAGACGGCATTGCCCGGATCGAGCCGCGTCCCCTCCAGCGCCGACAAATCCTTGCCACGTTCGCGCTGCAACGTCTCACATTCGAAGGCGATGTCGAAATAATCCTCGATCGCGCCCTTGCCGCGGCCGGTCACGAAGATGAACTGTTCGATCCCCGCTTCGCGCGCTTCGTCCACCGCATATTGGATCAGCGGGCGATCGACCACCGGCAGCAATTCCTTGGGCACCGCCTTGGTCGCGGGCAGGAAGCGCGTGCCGAGGCCAGCGACGGGAAATACGGCTTTACGAATCGGCTTGGTCAAGTTGGAATCCCCTTCACGCGGACGCGATCGGGCCTTGGATTGCCGCCCGTGCAAAAAAGGTCAAGCGCCGCGCGTGCGTTCGAAAAACAAAGACATAAGCGGCCATGACCGATCAATGCCGATCAATCACCGCCCTATACGGCGAGCAGACGGCTCGCGACGGCTTCGAGCGCCGCGATTTCGCCATCGAGATGGTCAAACGCAACATGCTGGATAGTGTTGCGGCTGTCGCGGCAGGTAAAGCCGCCTGGTTCGGGCTGGTGAAAGCCCTGGATGATGAGCGCGCGGAAGCGGTCGATTCGCTGAATGTCGCGCTCGATCGCGGAGATTTCGGTCAGCGCGCTGGCGTTGCGTCGGTCGCGCATCGCGACCATCGTCCGCAATTCGGTCATCAGCTTGGCCATGCTCGGCCGGGTCCGGGCGCCCACGGTGCGCACATCGCCCATGGCGTCACGCAATTGGCCGATCTTGGCTTCCAGACTCTGTTCCAGCATCGTCCACGCGCAGACGAGCCGCCCGACCGCGCAGAGCAGCGCCGCATCTTCCGGCGCATAATCCGAGACCGCCTTGCCGCTCACGTCAGAAACCAATTGCACGCCCACGCCCCATTATCTCCTCTTGGCCGCCAGCCTTCCGAGTTCCCGCAGCAAAAGGCCAGAGTGGGGCGCTTGGCTCCCCGCAATGGCGGCACGGGCCATCGGCAGCCGTGCAAAATCGGCGGCGAGTCGAAAGAGACAAAAGCGTCAGACAAACACAATCAATGGCTTAACGCCTTTTCAGAAATCGATCGCGATGCCTTTGCGCTCCCAATCGCCGTAACGCACCGGGCTCATCGCCTCGTCATGAGGCGTAGGGCGGTCCAGCGGATCGGGCTGCGGCACCGGCGGGCTTTTGGACAGATGCGCGGGCGGCTTCACATGCGCGGGGCGCTTGCCGTTGAAGGTTCCCATGAAGAGCGGCCTTTCGATTGCGGCGGGGCATCATCCACCCCATGTTCAGAACGATTGGATTAGCCGCTATCTGGGCCGACAAGGAGGCAAGTGCAAGTGAATGGCATGAAGACGACCATGCTGCTGGCGGCGCTGACCGCGCTGTTCATGGCGCTGGGCTATACGCTGGGCGGCAGCGGCGGGGCGGTGATCGCGCTGCTGGTGGCGGCCGGCATGAACCTCTTCACCTACTGGAACGCCGACAAGATCGTGCTGCGCATGCATGATGCGCGGGAGGTCGATGCCCAGAGCGCGCCCGAGTTCTACAATCTGGTCCGCGACCTGGCCCAGCGAGCGCAGCTTCCCATGCCGCGCGTCTATATCATCGACCAGGACGCACCCAACGCCTTCGCCACTGGGCGCAACCCGCAAAACGCCGCGGTCGCCGCCACCAGCGGCCTGCTGGCGATGCTGAGCCGCGACGAGGTGGCGGGCGTGATGGCGCATGAATTGGGCCATGTGAAGAACCGCGACACGCTGATCATGACCATGGTCGCGACGATCGCGGGCGCGATTTCCATGCTGGCCAATTTCGGCCTCTTTTTTCGCGGCGGCGACCGGGAGGGCGGCCATGGTACCATGATCGCCAGCCTGATGGCGGTGATCGTCGCCCCCTTCGCGGCGATGATCGTGCAGATGGCGATCAGCCGCACCCGCGAATATGGCGCCGACCGGGCCGGGGCGGCGATCAGCGGCAATCCCCATGCGCTCGCTTCCGGCCTCGCCAAGATCGCGGGACAGGCAGAGCGAATCCCCAATCCGGTGGCGCAGCGCAATCCGGCGGCGGCGCAGCTTTATATCGTGCCGACGCAAGTCAGCGAACTCTTCTCCACACATCCCGCGACAGAAAAGCGCATCGCCGCGTTGCAGGATATGGCGGCGGACATGGGCGCACCCAGGATGACGGCAGCGCCCCGCGCATCGGCCCTTGCGCCCGTCGGTACGCCGAAACGCCCCCGCAGCGCGCTCGACCCGCACGGCCGCCGCTAAAAAGCCTAACCCCGTTCGTTTCGAGCGAAGTCGAGAAATGCGGCTAAAGGCAGACGTCGCGCCATCCGCTTCTCGACACGCTCGCAGCGAACGGAGGTTTCTTTTTGGCCATTTTCTCCTAGGGACCGGGGATGGTCCATAAATCAGCCACCCGCCCCGAAGATGTCCCCGGCCTGCCCGCCCGCCGCGCCGCGCTCAAACTGCTCGATGCGGTGCTGCGCCGGGGCGATCCGCTGGAGCTGGCGCTGCATGGCGCGGCGCAGGGATTGCCGCCCGCCGACCGCGCGCTGGTCCATGCGATCGCCGCCGAAACGCTGCGCCACCTGCCTGATCTCGATGCGCTGATCGACGGCGCGACCCAGCAGATCCTGCCCCCCGACGCCAAGGCGCGGATGGTGCTGCGCATCGCGCTCGTCCAGACATTGGTGCTCGACACCCCGGCCCATGCGGCCATTGCGACGGCCCTGCCGCTGGTCGACGGTGGGCCGCGCAAGCTGGTCCATGGCGTGTTCGGCACGGTGACGCGCGGGGAACCCACCCTGCCCGTCCCCCCGACCCTGCCTGCCGAGGTCGCCGAGCGCTGGGGCGCCCAATGGGGCGAGGCGATGCCGCAGGCCGCCGCCCATGCCTATGCGATCCGGCCACCGGTCGATGTGAGCCTGCGTGACGCGGCTGAGACAGCGAAGTGGACAGTTGAATTGAACGGCGCGTCCTTCGCGCCCGGCCATGTCCGTTTGCCTGAAAGCGTCGCTATCCCGACCCTGCCGGGCTTTGCGGAAGGCGCCTGGTGGGTGCAGGATGTCGCTGCCGCCTGCGCCGCGCGGCTACTGGGTCCGGGCGATGACCGAGTCGTTCTAGACCTGTGCGCCGCGCCGGGCGGCAAGACGATGCAGCTGGCGGCGGCCGGCTGGCGCGTCACCGCAATCGACCAATCGAAGAAACGGCTCGAGCGGCTGACCGAGAATCTGACGCGCACCGGCCTGACCGCCGAGGTGGTGGCAACGGACCTGCGGGCATGGCTGCCGGACGCACCGGTGGACGCGATCCTGCTCGACGCGCCCTGCACCGCGACCGGCATTTACCGCCGCCATCCCGACGTGCTGCACCGCATCGGCCCGCGCCAGATCGCGGAGCTGGCCGAACTGCAAAGCGCCCTGCTGGCCCGCGCCGCCGACTGGCTGAAGCCGGGCGGCCGGATGATCTACGCCACCTGTTCGCTGGAACGGGCGGAGGGCGAAGAGCAGGTCGAGCGCTTCCTTGCCGACCGCCCGGACTTCGCGCTGGTGCCAATCGAACCCGACGAAACGCCCGACGGCATCGCACCCACGGCGCAGGGCTGGCTGCGCACCCTGCCCGACACGCTGGCGGCGCAGGGCGGCACAGATGGATTTTTCATTGCCAGGCTTGCCAAGACGGCGAACTAAGCCTTAACCTTGATCAGCTTATAGAGGATTTCCCCGCTTAGAAGGTGTCCCCTTGCGTCCGACCGAGCCTCTTCCCCTCCATCATAGCTGGCCGCTCTATGACCTGCGTGAGCATCTTGCCCCGGTGCTGCTCGACGCCAGCATTGCGCGCAACGATGCCGCGTTGGCGGAACGGGGCCTGGGCCTGTGGCATTGCAACCTGGCCGACAATGCGCTGAGCTGGACCGCCGGGGTTTATGACATATTCGGGCTGGAACGGGACCGCGCGGTATCGCGTCCGCTTTCGGTATCGCTCTATACACCGGACTCGCGCGAAGCGATGGAGCGGCTGCGCGCCTATGCCATCCGCCACAAGCGCGGTTTCACCCTGGACGTCGATATCAACCAGATCGATGGCGCGGGCCAGTGCGCGATGCGGCTGATCGCTGCGCCTGTCATGGACGACGAAGGGATCGTGGTCGGGCTGCATGGCGTGAAGCAATTACTGCCCCGCGGCGCGCCCGCGTCGCAGCGGCTGGACCCCACGATCTTCGTGATGCTGTAACGGCCCGCAGGCGGGGGGCGGAAACAATCGCGACTCGCCTGCAAATGTGCGTTGCCCTCGCCCCCGGCGGTGATTAAGGCAAACGGTTAATGACCCGTCCCATTCTCATCTCGCCCTCCATTCTCTCCGCCGATTTCGCCCGCTTGGGCGATGAGGTCCGCGCCATCGACGCAGCAGGCTGCGACTGGGTGCATATCGACGTCATGGACGGGCATTTCGTGCCGAACATCACGATCGGCCCGAACGTGGTGAAGGCGCTGCGCCCGCATACGACCAAGACGTTCGACGTCCATTTGATGATCTCGCCGGTCGATCAATATCTCGAAGCCTTCGTGGCGGCGGGGTCCGACATCATCACCGTCCATCCCGAAGCGGGTCCGCACATCCACCGCACCGTCCAGCATATCAAGTCGCTGGGCGTGAAGGCGGGCGTCGTGCTCAATCCCGGCACACCGGCCAAGATGCTGGATTATCTGATCGATGACGTCGACCTGATCCTGGTGATGAGCGTCAACCCCGGTTTCGGCGGGCAGAGCTTTATCGAAAATCAGCTACGCAAGATCGAAGCGATCCGCAAGATGATCGACAAATCGGGCCGGGACATCCGCCTTCAGGTCGATGGCGGCATCGATTTCACCACCGCGCCCAAGGCGATCGATGCAGGTGCCGATGTGCTGGTCGCGGGCACCGCCACCTTCCGCGGCGGCCCATCCGCCTATGCCGACAATATTCGGAAGCTGCGGGGCGGGTGAACGACCACCGGCGCATCGCCAGCCGCTCCACGCCCGACGCCGCGCCAGAGGCCGGCGACGACGGCATAGAGCAGGGCAAGCGCCTCATCCGCGTCGCGGATGACAAGGGATTGTCGCTGGCGCAGAAGATCGCCAATCAATTCTATCTGCTGAGCTGGAAGACGCCGATCCACGGCCGCAAGCTGCGCGGCAAATATCCCTTGAAGCTGCTTGCGGTGCCCGACGACGTCATCCCCGGCGACAGCCGGGCGGGCGCGGCGATGCGAGCGGGCTATCTGCTGTTTCGCGGCCACAAGCTGCCGGTCGATGCGCTCGACTTCGCCAAGCTGGCGGTCGGCCCGGCCTTTGCCGACTATCTGCACGGCTTCCGCTGGCTGCGCGACCTGGCCAGCAGCGCGACCCGCGAACAGGGCGCGCCGATCGCCGAAGCGATCATGCGCAAATGGCTGTCGACGCATCATGAAACGCCCAGCGAACCGGCCTGGCGCGCGGACAATGCGGGCTGGCGGCTGCTATTCTGGACCGCGCACGCGCCGCTGATCCTCTCATCCAGCGACCTGGTCTATCGCTCGCTGGTCTTGAACTGCATCGCCCGCACCGCCCGCCATCTGGATCGCAGCGCCGACAAGGCGCCGATGGGCCTGCCCCGGCTGGTCGCTTGGTGCGGCATCGTCGCCGCCGCGCTGCTGATCCCCGGCGGGGGCCCGCGCAAGCTGTTCGGCGAAGCGGGCCTCAAGCGCGCGATCGACAGCGGTTTCCATGCCGATGGCGGCATCGTGTCGCGATCGCCGCTGGCGCAGCTGGAGGCGGTGATGCTGCTGTCCATGCTGCGCGCCGTTTATGACGTGCGCCGGGAAGCGCCGCCCGCCTGCCTGATCGAAGGATTGAACCGCGCGGTCCCGGCGCTGCTGGGCCTCACCCATGGCGATGGGGGGCTGGGCAGCTGGCAGGGGTCCGGCGCGATCGATCCCGACCTGGTGTCCGCCGTGATCGCGGCCAGCCGGGTGCGCGCCCGGCCGCTGCGCCAGGCGCGCGACTGGGGCTATCAACGGATCGCCGCGGGATCGACCGTGCTGCAGATCGACGCCGCCCCGCCCCCGGTGTCGCGCCTCGCCGAAGCGGGCTGCGCATCGACCGGCGCGATCGAGATCAGCGACGGGCCGCTGCGGCTGGTCGTCAATTGCGGCGGCGCGGCGTTGGAGGGGGCGTGGATTCCCGCCGATCTGGCGCAAGGGCTGCGCACCACCGCGGCGCACAGCACGCTGGTTCTCAACGACAGCAATTCCACTGCGCTGCTGCCCGACGGGACGCTGGGCAAGGGCGTGACCGAAGTAGAGCTGAACCGGCAGGAGCTGGACAATGGCAGCCGGCTGGACCTGTCCCATGACGGCTATGTCCGCCGCTTGGGCTATGTCCATCGCCGCCTGCTGATGATGAGCGGCGACGGCAAGGAAATCCGGGGCGAGGATATGCTGACCCCGGCCGAACGCCGCCGCAAGCCCGGCAAACAGCCGGTGCAGTTGCGCTTCCATCTGGCGCCAGGGGTCGAACCCACGCTGACGGCGGACAATATGGGCGCGGTGCTGCGCATCGACCATGGCGCGCTGTGGCAATATCGCACCGGCGCGGGCGTGCTGAGCATCGAGGACAGCCTGTGGGTCGACGGCGACGGCCGCCCCCATCCGACCAAACAACTGGTCGTGACCAGCGAAGCGCTGCCCGGCGGATCGAGCATCGGCTGGTTGTTCAAGCGGGTCGGGTGAGGCCGGTTAGGGCGTGGGCTGCCTGGAAACGGCCATTTGTGGGCATCCGTGTCGAATACAAACACAACCAAAACTTGCCTTAGCTGTGGCTACTCCCAAGAGAAGAAGGTGCGTAGTTTGCAATTGGATGGGGATTGCCCCTCCTCAAATAGCTCCACCCGATCAATTGCGTCCAATTGAGGTTGTGTGAACGGATTCGGCGATTTGAAATAGGCCGCTGCGTGTTCGCCATTCCAGATTGCTATCTGGTAGACGCCTTCCACTCGCGTTTGTGAAAATCGTGCGGGCCTGTCGGACGAGCGAGCCTTAACGATCTGACCTTTCGGACGACTGGCCCAGCCTATTCCATTCACTTCCAGAGTCCCGAAAGCTCCTTCCCAGCGGAAGCTGCCCCCATGTATCCCACCTTCCAAAGTCGTGACCTTCTCACCATCTCGCAGGTCGATAATCGGCGAATAGCCACAGAAACGTTCCGGCCCCATAATCTCGCTAGCTTTCGCCGGAATGGGGGCTACCGCTGACAGCATCAATGCTGCTGCAATCAATATCCTCATGCTTGCCTCGTTAGTATACTCGGATGGCTAATATAGCTGTTTTCAATACGAAAGCGTGAGGGCCGAAATCCATCCAAATCGGCCAATCTCTGCAGGTTCATAATCGAGAGCCGGGCACCTTGCCTTGACGCACCCCATCACTGCCCCGCTGCCGGCTTTAAATATTTGTCGAACCACGCCACCGTCCGCGTGAGCGAATCGAGCTGGTTCTCGCGCTTCTGAAAGCCATGGCCCTCGGCGGGGTAGAAAATGGTTTCGACGACATTCCCCTTGGCTTTCAATATGTCATGCACTTCCTGCGCCTGCCCGCGCGGCACGCGGATGTCGTTTTCGCCCTGGATCGTCAGCAGCGGGGCCTTGGCCGCGCGGATATAGGTGAGCGGCGAGGCGGCATCATAGACTTTGGGATCGCTCTCCGGCGTGCCGAGCAGCCCGCGCTGATAGGCTTTCAGTTCCTCGTCCTGGTCGCGATACATGGTGCGCCAGTTGATGATGCCGAACCATTGGACCGCGGCGGCGAACGCGTCGGGCGCGCGGCCGATTGCCATCAGCGTCATGAAGCCGCCATAGCTGCCGCCGAAGATGCCGACCCGCTTGGCATCGACATAGCCGCTCTTCACCAGAAAATCCTTGGCCGCGATCGTGTCCTTCAGGTCGCCGCCGCCCAGATCCTTGTAATTGCCGTCCTGGAACGCCTTGCCATAGCCGGTTGAGCCGCGGAAATTGGGCTGGATCACCACATAGCCGCGGCTGGCGAAGGCGGTGGCGTAGCGGCTGTAGCCGTCCTGCGCCTGACCGGTGGGGCCGCCATGGGGCAGGACGATCGCGGGATTGCCGCCGTCGCGTTTCAGGTTTGCAGGCATGGTGACGATCGCGCTGACCAGCGTGCCGTCGAAACTCTTGTACGTCACGACGGTCGATTTGGGCAGCACGTCGGGCTGGAGGCTGGCGATGGCAAGCTGGGTCGCGGGCCGCGACGCGCCGGTCGCCAGATCGTAGAGATAGAGGTTGGCCGGCGAATCCGCGCCCGAATGATTGACCATCAGCGTGCGGCCATCGGGCGATCGCGGTTCGCGGCCGACGGGATAATTGACGCCCGGCGGGATCGGCAGGGCGGTTTCCGCGCCGGTCGCCACGTCATAGGCGTAGAGCGTGCTGCGCGTATCGGCGTTGGTCGCGAAGATCAGCGTCTTGCCGTCGCGGGTGAAGAGGCTGGCGGTCTGCTCCCAGGGCGTGGGTTTCAGCCATTTCCAGCGCTTGGCGGCGACATCGTAGAGGCCAGCGTGAATCTGTCCCGTGCCGACATCGGTGTTGACCGCGATCCATTGGCCGTCGGCGGTCGCGTCCGCCGCGGCATAGACGGTGTCGGCCTTGGCGATCAGCCTGGTCGCCGCGCCGCTCGCGAGGTCGATCCGCCACACTTCGCCGACCTTGGAATCGATGCGGTCGCGATTGGCGATCAGCGCTTTGCCTCCGTCGATCCAGGCGATCGGCGTCCAGCCATATTGCGGGTCGGCCTCCTTGGTCAGCACGCGCACCGTCCCGCTGGCGTCCATCACCGCGACATTGGTCTGGCCCTGCGACTTGAGTTTGGTCGACAGCGCGACCAGCCCGCCGACCCGGCCAGGCAGCATCCCGCTCTCCCGCCGGTCGGGCGTGTTGGTGAGGTTCTCGACCGCGCCGCCATCCACCGACACCCGATAGATGTCGCTATATTCGTTGCCGCCGACATCCTGCTGGAAATAGAGATATTGGCCGTCCGCCGACGGGGTGAGGCCGGTCTGCGCGTCGTCGGACTGGGTCAGCTGCACCGGCCAGCTGCCCGCCGTGTCGGTCCGCCAGATATTAGTGCGGCCAGTGAGGTTGGTCGCGACGAAAATCTGCTTGCCATCGATGCTCCACGCCGCGCTGCCCAGCGTGCGCGACGCGCCGATATCCGCGACCGGCACGGCGCGCGCCTTGGGATTGACCGGCGATTGCAGGCTGGCGGGATCGGTGATGGGCCGGTCGGGGGTCGCGATCTGCGCCTCTGCCGGCAAGGCCAGAAGCAGCGGCAAGGCAGTGGCGACAAGCAGACGGCGCATAGGGACTCCCCCAATAGTCATGATGGCGGACACTATCGAAGCCGCGTTCCACGCCAAGCGGAATCGCGCTTTGCCCCTGTATTTTTGCGCTGCCGGGGCTTATGGGGCTGGCGCA is a window encoding:
- a CDS encoding S9 family peptidase, with the protein product MRRLLVATALPLLLALPAEAQIATPDRPITDPASLQSPVNPKARAVPVADIGASRTLGSAAWSIDGKQIFVATNLTGRTNIWRTDTAGSWPVQLTQSDDAQTGLTPSADGQYLYFQQDVGGNEYSDIYRVSVDGGAVENLTNTPDRRESGMLPGRVGGLVALSTKLKSQGQTNVAVMDASGTVRVLTKEADPQYGWTPIAWIDGGKALIANRDRIDSKVGEVWRIDLASGAATRLIAKADTVYAAADATADGQWIAVNTDVGTGQIHAGLYDVAAKRWKWLKPTPWEQTASLFTRDGKTLIFATNADTRSTLYAYDVATGAETALPIPPGVNYPVGREPRSPDGRTLMVNHSGADSPANLYLYDLATGASRPATQLAIASLQPDVLPKSTVVTYKSFDGTLVSAIVTMPANLKRDGGNPAIVLPHGGPTGQAQDGYSRYATAFASRGYVVIQPNFRGSTGYGKAFQDGNYKDLGGGDLKDTIAAKDFLVKSGYVDAKRVGIFGGSYGGFMTLMAIGRAPDAFAAAVQWFGIINWRTMYRDQDEELKAYQRGLLGTPESDPKVYDAASPLTYIRAAKAPLLTIQGENDIRVPRGQAQEVHDILKAKGNVVETIFYPAEGHGFQKRENQLDSLTRTVAWFDKYLKPAAGQ